The Hypomesus transpacificus isolate Combined female chromosome 2, fHypTra1, whole genome shotgun sequence genome window below encodes:
- the LOC124481023 gene encoding T-complex protein 1 subunit gamma-like: MMGAPVLVLSQNMKRESGRKVQMGNITAAKTIADVIRTCLGPRAMMKMLLDPMGGIVMTNDGNAILREIQVQHPAAKTMIEISRTQDEEVGDGTTSVIILAGEMLSVAEQFLTQQIHPTVIISAYRLALEDMLAMLKDISTPVDPDDRDVMLKIIKSAINTKALNQWSELACNIALDAVRTVEMEEAGRKEIDIKNYAKVEKVPGGIMEESCVLRGVMVNKDVTHPRMRRLIKNPRIVLLDCSLEYKKGESQTDIEITREEDFSRLLQMEEEYIKQICDDIIRIKPDLLFTEKGVSDLAQHYLMKANITAIRRVKKTDNNRIARACGARIVNRTDELLEENLGTGAGLFEVKKIGDEYFTFITECKDPKACTILLRGASKEILAEVERNLQDAMQVCRNVLLDPSLLPGGGAVEMAVSKRMMERSRSLTGVEQWPYRAVAQALEVVPRTLIQNCGASTIRVLTSLRAKHTQEGSTNWGVNGETGTLADVMELGICEPLAVKAQTYKTAMETAVLLLRIDDIVSGHKRKGEEKSGVVE, translated from the exons ATGATGGGAGCACCAGTACTTGTGTTGA GCCAGAATATGAAGAGGGAGTCGGGCCGTAAGGTCCAGATGGGAAACATAACTGCAgcaaag ACAATAGCGGATGTCATCAGAACATGTCTGGGACCAAGAGCCATGATGAAG ATGCTTCTCGACCCTATGGGAGGTATTGTCATGACCAACGATGGCAATGCCATCCTGAGAGAG ATCCAAGTGCAGCACCCGGCAGCCAAGACCATGATAGAGATCAGCCGCACCCAGGATGAGGAGGTGGGCGATGGAACTACCTCTGTCATCATCCTTG cTGGTGAAATGCTGTCAGTGGCAGAGCAGTTCCTGACTCAGCAGATTCACCCCACAGTCATCATCAGTGCCTACAGACTGGCCCTGGAGGACATGCTCGCCATGCTCAAAGACATCAG TACGCCCGTGGACCCTGACGACCGGGACGTCATGCTGAAGATCATCAAGTCTGCCATCAACACCAAGGCTCTGAACCAGTGGTCTGAGTTGGCGTGCAACATCGCCCTGGACGCTGTGAGGAccgtggagatggaggaggctgGACGCAAAGAGATCGACATCAAGAATTACGCCAAAGTGGAGAAG GTTCCTGGTGGCATCATGGAGGAGTCCTGTGTGCTCAGAGGAGTGATGGTCAACAAGGATGTGACACACCCCCGCATGCGGCGCCTCATCAAGAACCCACGCATCGTGCTGCTGGACTGCTCCCTGGAGTACAAGAAGGGAGAGAGCCAG ACTGACATAGAGATCACACGGGAGGAAGACTTCTCCAGACTCctgcagatggaggaggagtaCATCAAGCAGATCTGTGATGACATCATTCGCATCAAGCCAGACCTCCTCTTCACAGAGAAGGGCGTCTCAG aCCTCGCCCAGCACTATCTGATGAAGGCCAACATCACAGCCATCAGGCGTGTCAAAAAGACAGACAACAACCGCATTGCCAG GGCCTGTGGCGCTCGCATCGTCAACCGCACGGACGAGCTGCTCGAGGAAAACCTGGGCACGGGCGCCGGCCTGTTCGAGGTCAAGAAGATCGGAGACGAGTATTTCACCTTCATCACCGAGTGCAAGGACCCCAAGGCCTGCACCATCCTCCTGAGGGGAGCCAGCAAGGAGATCCTGGCC GAGGTGGAGCGTAACCTGCAGGATGCCATGCAGGTGTGTCGCAACGTGCTGCTGGACCCCAGCCTCCTGCCGGGCGGCGGGGCGGTGGAGATGGCCGTGTCCAAGCGGATGATGGAGCGCTCCCGCAGCCTGACGGGCGTGGAGCAGTGGCCGTACCGCGCCGTGGCCCAGGCCCTggaggtcgtcccccggacgcTCATCCAGAACTGCGGCGCCTCCACCATCAGAGTGCTCACCTCCCTCAGG GCGAAGCACACCCAGGAGGGCAGCACCAACTGGGGGGTGAACGGGGAGACTGGCACCCTGGCGGACGTGATGGAGCTGGGCATCTGTGAGCCTCTAGCTGTGAAGGCTCAGACCTACAAGACGGCTATGGAG ACCGCTGTCTTGTTGCTGCGCATCGACGACATCGTCTCAGGAcacaagaggaagggagaagagaagagtgGGGTAGTGGAGTAG